The region GTTGTCATAAACAATTGTACAAGTGGAGTGTGAGACAGCGCATCTAATCTCTAATATCTTGTTTTGTGCTAAATAGATATTTGTAAACAGTCTTTAACCTCATCCCAACTAACAACAACTTGCTTCTTTATTTAATCATTCCATCTTCTTTCTTCGTAGTCTTCTCTTCTTTTCTCTCCTCTCTCGCACACAGATTCACATTATTCAActctatcatcatcatcatcatcatgtatCGTCCTCCTTCGTCTTCTGgttcttcttcttcctcttctcAGCAACAACAGAGCTCCATAAGTCAAACAGGTCTCACAAGATACGGTTCTGCACCCGGCTCTCTCCTCACCAGCACCGTCGATGCTGTTCTAGCAGGATCGCGCCTTCTCCCGGGGACTGGACATTATTTCTCCGGCGACTCCGCTCACCAGCAACACCACCAACACcagcagcaacaacagcaacagcaacagcagaAATCTTCTTACGAAGGCTTTGATGGATCGTCTTTGGTCCGTCAGAAAAGCTCTCCCGCCGGTTTCCTCAACCATCTGGCCACTCTCAATCATAATAATAGCGGTATCTCATAACTGTTTTTCTTCTAATTATCATAATTATGCAATTAGTCAATGGATTTCATTAAATTAGAATTAGATAGATCTCATAGAATATTaatactttttttttttatttcaattttcATCATGAGTAATGAAATTAAAAAACAGTATGTAATAATTGCAGCGGGGTTCACAATCACGCGAGGCGGAAATGGAGGATCGAGATTGAAGTCTGAATTGAGCTTCACGGGAGGAGGACAAGGGCAAGAATGTCTTTCTAGAATATCCGAAAATAGTGTTGATTATGCTGCAGCAGTAGCGGGAGGAAATGGATCATTGCATAACAGTAACTGGGGTGGAGGATctgataataataataataataataacaataataacaataacaattcAAATTCTATAGTATTTTCTTCTTCTGTTTCTCAAAATCAATCTAATAATAAGCGTTCGAGTAGAAACGACGACGATCCCGACCTTCTTCTTCATTGCCTCAACGCCCTCGAAACTCAGGTAGTCCTCCTACTAGTATCTTTTTTCGCAATTGATGATATTCTTCATCCATCCTATTGATCCATTCAATTTTTCTACTTTGATCTAATTCAGTATAGTCTCCCACAAACTTCTATGGAAATGGACAAGCTTATGCATATTCCTCAAGATTCCGTCCCTTGTAAAATCCGCGCTAAGCGTGGCTGTGCCACTCATCCTCGAAGCATTGCTGAACGGGTTATAACTCTACTCTGTCATTTTTCTTTCTGTTTCTATTTCAAATACTATATGTATATACATATCAACTCTATTGCATTGCATATATGTAGGAGAGAAGAACTAGAATAAGTGGAAAGTTGAAGAAATTGCAGGATCTTGTGCCCAATATGGATAAGGTATAATCGCTTTCTTAGTCTTGTTTCCTAACTTTCCTTACCTGTTAGTATTAATTTGGTACTTATGTTTCCTAATTTATCTTCAATTTTATAAGCATTGTTTAAGATAATGCACACATTAATTTGAGTGATTGAAAGTAGCACTAGTAGTGAAATATTTAGGTGGTCTATTTAGATTCAGATGAACCTGTTTAGCTATGGATCGGTCATTGTTTGAATTACTAAAGCTTGGACTCAAGCTTCTTCAATTGAGTTTAACTGTGTATATTATAGGTTGCTTAATGTTGTTTCAAAATGTCACTGTAGCAAACAAGTTATTCAGACATGCTAGATTTGGCAGTTCAACATATCAAAGGTCTTCAAACTCAAGTCCAGGTATGTAAAATGAGCTTCCTATGAATACAGCATTCTTAATACTGCCTCTGCTGATCTTGATTCTATCACCTTTTCTCACCGCTTTTCAGAAGCTTCATGAAGATCTTGAGAATTGCACTTGCGGATGTAAACAAAATACATAAACTTACTATGTTTTATGAGAATCTATGGCACTGCATAGAAGTCAAGGTTTTGATGGAAACTGATTTTTGTACCTTCCAACTTTAAACGAATAATGAAGGAAATTGTACATACAGTGTATGTTATAATCTACCTGTGGTAGACATAGTCTAGAAATATCTATTCCTTTTCTTAATTTGATAGTTGTATTTGAAAGTAGAAGTTGATTTTCTTTTAAACTGGCTTTATTGGTTTGAGCAAGTGGAATGGATAACTTATTTTTATAGCATCGGAAGGATAGAAGTGAGGATGAGACTAGTTAGAAATGTAGAATAAAACAAGCAATCACCTTTATCATTTTATTTAAGAGCTTTAACATATCTATAATACTATAAGAGTTATTCTTGTTCCAGCATGTTCTTAAAAGGTGGGGCACTTCTCATTCTACAAGTCGGTTTTGTAGAGGTGAATTAGATTCAACTGCATTTCTTAACATAATATTAAAAGGGGATGTGTTAAGAGTCTTATATCGTACAATATATTGA is a window of Lathyrus oleraceus cultivar Zhongwan6 chromosome 6, CAAS_Psat_ZW6_1.0, whole genome shotgun sequence DNA encoding:
- the LOC127091289 gene encoding transcription factor bHLH128 produces the protein MYRPPSSSGSSSSSSQQQQSSISQTGLTRYGSAPGSLLTSTVDAVLAGSRLLPGTGHYFSGDSAHQQHHQHQQQQQQQQQQKSSYEGFDGSSLVRQKSSPAGFLNHLATLNHNNSAGFTITRGGNGGSRLKSELSFTGGGQGQECLSRISENSVDYAAAVAGGNGSLHNSNWGGGSDNNNNNNNNNNNNNSNSIVFSSSVSQNQSNNKRSSRNDDDPDLLLHCLNALETQYSLPQTSMEMDKLMHIPQDSVPCKIRAKRGCATHPRSIAERERRTRISGKLKKLQDLVPNMDKQTSYSDMLDLAVQHIKGLQTQVQKLHEDLENCTCGCKQNT